In Anopheles gambiae chromosome 2, idAnoGambNW_F1_1, whole genome shotgun sequence, a single window of DNA contains:
- the LOC4576605 gene encoding small integral membrane protein 14 isoform X2, whose product MADEFDACECFWSHELAMRRLMSLLRQGQSYCNDNECTDLPSLPNVTGGANFFLIVMALIFVAVMYVLRPSSMRRSNDLNKSLPPPSNDGPNNDGGAPPSIS is encoded by the exons ATGGCAGACGAGTTCGATGCGTGCGAATGCTTCTGGAGCCATGAGCTCGCTATGAGACGGTTGATGTCGCTG CTCCGTCAAGGACAGTCGTACTGCAACGATAACGAATGCACCGATC TTCCCAGTCTCCCGAATGTAACCGGTGGCGCAAACTTTTTCCTAATCGTCATGGCACTGATTTTTGTGGCCGTTATGTACGTCCTGAGACCCTCGTCCATGCGACGATCGAACGACCTGAACAAGTCGCTGCCGCCTCCATCGAACGAT GGTCCGAATAATGATGGTGGTGCACCACCGTCGATATCCTGA
- the LOC4576605 gene encoding small integral membrane protein 14 isoform X1 → MADEFDACECFWSHELAMRRLMSLLRQGQSYCNDNECTDLPSLPNVTGGANFFLIVMALIFVAVMYVLRPSSMRRSNDLNKSLPPPSNDVSIWRSWWRWFPLSCSF, encoded by the exons ATGGCAGACGAGTTCGATGCGTGCGAATGCTTCTGGAGCCATGAGCTCGCTATGAGACGGTTGATGTCGCTG CTCCGTCAAGGACAGTCGTACTGCAACGATAACGAATGCACCGATC TTCCCAGTCTCCCGAATGTAACCGGTGGCGCAAACTTTTTCCTAATCGTCATGGCACTGATTTTTGTGGCCGTTATGTACGTCCTGAGACCCTCGTCCATGCGACGATCGAACGACCTGAACAAGTCGCTGCCGCCTCCATCGAACGATGTAAGTATTTGGCGCTCCTGGTGGCGCTGGTTCCCCCTCTCGTGCTCGTTCTAA
- the LOC1269812 gene encoding sodium-dependent dopamine transporter isoform X1, translating to MFELDDPREKLRLLETPVKCTDSSKSGSDSIEGDALKELNGGAENGVGGDSEGTALAMTTIGQIKAKGRPGLLPRNGAGGGGGGGGGELDDGEERETWSGKVDFLLSVIGFAVDLANVWRFPYLCYKNGGGAFLIPYGIMLVVGGIPLFYMELALGQFNRKGAITCWGRLVPLFKGIGYAVVLIAFYVDFYYNVIIAWSLRFFFASFTDSLPWTHCSNAWNTVECKPFGYINSTAATVVNRTGVLAANVTGTVSTINDTKFASAASEYFNRYILELDKSEGIHDLGAIKWDMALCLLAVYLICYFSLWKGISTSGKVVWFTALFPYAVLLILLVRGITLPGSAEGILYYLRPNFDVIYNAEVWVDAATQVFFSLGPGFGVLLAYASYNKYHNNVYKDALLTSLINSATSFIAGFVIFSVLGYMAHASGQSIQDVATEGPGLVFVVYPAAIATMPGSIFWALIFFMMLLTLGLDSSFGGSEAIITALSDEFPKIGRNREIFVAVLFSLYFVVGLASCTQGGFYFFQLLDRYAAGYSILIAVFFEAIAVSWIYGTERFCNDIKDMIGFAPGIYWRVCWKFVAPLFLLFIIIYGLIGHEPLSYEDYVYPSWANVLGWCIAGSSMIMIPLMASYKLIVTPGSLRQRFKILTTPWRDQQMAVNGVSIEPAQVRLTHSDEGEEV from the exons ATGTTCGAGCTAGATGATCCACGGGAGAAGCTGAGACTGCTGGAAACGCCAGTGAAGTGCACGGACAGCAGCAAGTCCGGATCAG ATTCCATCGAAGGGGACGCACTGAAGGAGCTGAACGGTGGAGCGGAAAACGGCGTCGGCGGTGATAGTGAGGGAACCGCCCTGGCGATGACCACCATCGGCCAGATCAAGGCGAAGGGCCGGCCGGGTCTGCTGCCACGGAATGGggccggcggcggtggtggtggtggcggtggtgagCTGGACGATGGCGAAGAGCGCGAAACCTGGAGCGGGAAGGTGGACTTTCTGCTGTCCGTCATCGGGTTCGCCGTCGATCTGGCCAACGTGTGGCGCTTCCCGTACCTCTGCTACAAGAACGGTGGTG GTGCCTTCCTCATACCGTACGGCATAATGCTGGTGGTGGGTGGCATCCCCCTATTCTACATGGAGCTGGCGCTCGGCCAGTTCAACCGGAAGGGTGCCATCACCTGCTGGGGCCGGCTGGTGCCACTGTTCAAGGGCATCGGGTACGCGGTCGTGCTGATTGCGTTCTACGTCGATTTCTACTACAACGTGATCATCGCTTGGTCGTTGCGCTTCTTCTTCGCCTCCTTCACGGACAGCTTGCCGTGGACGCACTGCTCCAACGCCTGGAACACGGTCGAGTGTAAGCCGTTCGGGTACATCAACAGCACGGCGGCGACGGTGGTGAATCGGACCGGTGTGCTGGCGGCTAACGTTACCGGCACGGTTAGCACCATCAACGATACCAAGTTTGCATCGGCCGCCTCCGAGTACTTCAA TCGCTACATTCTCGAGCTGGACAAGAGCGAAGGCATTCACGATCTCGGCGCGATCAAGTGGGATATGGCACTATGTCTGCTGGCCGTGTATCTCATCTGCTATTTCTCACTCTGGAAAGGCATCAGCACATCGGGGAAGGTGGTCTGGTTTACGGCCCTGTTCCCGTACGCCgtgctgctgattctgctCGTCCGCGGCATCACACTGCCCGGTTCGGCCGAGGGCATTCTGTACTACCTACGGCCCAACTTTGACGTCATCTACAATGCGGAAGTGTGGGTTGATGCGGCGACGCAGGTGTTCTTCTCGCTCGGTCCTGGCTTTGGAGTGCTGCTGGCGTACGCTTCGTACAACAAGTATCACAACAATGTGTACAA GGACGCTCTGCTGACTAGTTTGATCAACTCGGCCACTAGTTTCATTGCTGGGTTTGTAATCTTCTCCGTGCTTGGCTACATGGCACACGCGAGCGGCCAAAGCATCCAGGATGTGGCAACCGAAGGGCCGGggcttgtgtttgttgtgtacCCGGCAGCGATCGCCACCATGCCGGGAAGCATCTTTTGGGCGCTGATATTCTTCATGATGCTGCTAACGCTTGGACTGGATAGCTCG TTTGGCGGATCAGAAGCGATCATCACAGCGTTGAGTGACGAATTTCCCAAGATCGGCCGCAATCGAGAGATCTTTGTGGCGGTCCTGTTCTCGCTGTACTTTGTCGTCGGTTTGGCTAGCTGTACGCAGGGTGGATTCTACTTCTTCCAGCTGCTGGATCGCTATGCGGCGGGGTACTCCATCCTTATAGCTGTATTTTTTGAAGCGATCGCTGTGTCGTGGATTTATG GCACGGAGCGGTTCTGCAATGACATCAAGGACATGATTGGCTTTGCACCCGGCATCTACTGGCGCGTTTGCTGGAAGTTTGTCGCACCACTGTTTCTGCTGTTCATCATCATCTACGGGCTGATCGGGCACGAGCCGCTCAGCTACGAGGACTACGTGTATCCGTCCTGGGCCAACGTGCTTGGCTGGTGTATAGCCGGATCGTCCATGATCATGATACCGCTGATGGCAAGCTACAAGCTGATCGTGACGCCGGGAAGCTTGCGACAG CGCTTCAAGATCCTGACCACACCCTGGCGCGATCAGCAAATGGCCGTCAATGGGGTTTCGATCGAGCCGGCCCAAGTGCGCCTAACGCACTCCGACGAAGGAGAGGAGGTTTGA
- the LOC1269812 gene encoding sodium-dependent dopamine transporter isoform X2 encodes MGIKKERKDSIEGDALKELNGGAENGVGGDSEGTALAMTTIGQIKAKGRPGLLPRNGAGGGGGGGGGELDDGEERETWSGKVDFLLSVIGFAVDLANVWRFPYLCYKNGGGAFLIPYGIMLVVGGIPLFYMELALGQFNRKGAITCWGRLVPLFKGIGYAVVLIAFYVDFYYNVIIAWSLRFFFASFTDSLPWTHCSNAWNTVECKPFGYINSTAATVVNRTGVLAANVTGTVSTINDTKFASAASEYFNRYILELDKSEGIHDLGAIKWDMALCLLAVYLICYFSLWKGISTSGKVVWFTALFPYAVLLILLVRGITLPGSAEGILYYLRPNFDVIYNAEVWVDAATQVFFSLGPGFGVLLAYASYNKYHNNVYKDALLTSLINSATSFIAGFVIFSVLGYMAHASGQSIQDVATEGPGLVFVVYPAAIATMPGSIFWALIFFMMLLTLGLDSSFGGSEAIITALSDEFPKIGRNREIFVAVLFSLYFVVGLASCTQGGFYFFQLLDRYAAGYSILIAVFFEAIAVSWIYGTERFCNDIKDMIGFAPGIYWRVCWKFVAPLFLLFIIIYGLIGHEPLSYEDYVYPSWANVLGWCIAGSSMIMIPLMASYKLIVTPGSLRQRFKILTTPWRDQQMAVNGVSIEPAQVRLTHSDEGEEV; translated from the exons ATGGgcattaaaaaggaaaggaaag ATTCCATCGAAGGGGACGCACTGAAGGAGCTGAACGGTGGAGCGGAAAACGGCGTCGGCGGTGATAGTGAGGGAACCGCCCTGGCGATGACCACCATCGGCCAGATCAAGGCGAAGGGCCGGCCGGGTCTGCTGCCACGGAATGGggccggcggcggtggtggtggtggcggtggtgagCTGGACGATGGCGAAGAGCGCGAAACCTGGAGCGGGAAGGTGGACTTTCTGCTGTCCGTCATCGGGTTCGCCGTCGATCTGGCCAACGTGTGGCGCTTCCCGTACCTCTGCTACAAGAACGGTGGTG GTGCCTTCCTCATACCGTACGGCATAATGCTGGTGGTGGGTGGCATCCCCCTATTCTACATGGAGCTGGCGCTCGGCCAGTTCAACCGGAAGGGTGCCATCACCTGCTGGGGCCGGCTGGTGCCACTGTTCAAGGGCATCGGGTACGCGGTCGTGCTGATTGCGTTCTACGTCGATTTCTACTACAACGTGATCATCGCTTGGTCGTTGCGCTTCTTCTTCGCCTCCTTCACGGACAGCTTGCCGTGGACGCACTGCTCCAACGCCTGGAACACGGTCGAGTGTAAGCCGTTCGGGTACATCAACAGCACGGCGGCGACGGTGGTGAATCGGACCGGTGTGCTGGCGGCTAACGTTACCGGCACGGTTAGCACCATCAACGATACCAAGTTTGCATCGGCCGCCTCCGAGTACTTCAA TCGCTACATTCTCGAGCTGGACAAGAGCGAAGGCATTCACGATCTCGGCGCGATCAAGTGGGATATGGCACTATGTCTGCTGGCCGTGTATCTCATCTGCTATTTCTCACTCTGGAAAGGCATCAGCACATCGGGGAAGGTGGTCTGGTTTACGGCCCTGTTCCCGTACGCCgtgctgctgattctgctCGTCCGCGGCATCACACTGCCCGGTTCGGCCGAGGGCATTCTGTACTACCTACGGCCCAACTTTGACGTCATCTACAATGCGGAAGTGTGGGTTGATGCGGCGACGCAGGTGTTCTTCTCGCTCGGTCCTGGCTTTGGAGTGCTGCTGGCGTACGCTTCGTACAACAAGTATCACAACAATGTGTACAA GGACGCTCTGCTGACTAGTTTGATCAACTCGGCCACTAGTTTCATTGCTGGGTTTGTAATCTTCTCCGTGCTTGGCTACATGGCACACGCGAGCGGCCAAAGCATCCAGGATGTGGCAACCGAAGGGCCGGggcttgtgtttgttgtgtacCCGGCAGCGATCGCCACCATGCCGGGAAGCATCTTTTGGGCGCTGATATTCTTCATGATGCTGCTAACGCTTGGACTGGATAGCTCG TTTGGCGGATCAGAAGCGATCATCACAGCGTTGAGTGACGAATTTCCCAAGATCGGCCGCAATCGAGAGATCTTTGTGGCGGTCCTGTTCTCGCTGTACTTTGTCGTCGGTTTGGCTAGCTGTACGCAGGGTGGATTCTACTTCTTCCAGCTGCTGGATCGCTATGCGGCGGGGTACTCCATCCTTATAGCTGTATTTTTTGAAGCGATCGCTGTGTCGTGGATTTATG GCACGGAGCGGTTCTGCAATGACATCAAGGACATGATTGGCTTTGCACCCGGCATCTACTGGCGCGTTTGCTGGAAGTTTGTCGCACCACTGTTTCTGCTGTTCATCATCATCTACGGGCTGATCGGGCACGAGCCGCTCAGCTACGAGGACTACGTGTATCCGTCCTGGGCCAACGTGCTTGGCTGGTGTATAGCCGGATCGTCCATGATCATGATACCGCTGATGGCAAGCTACAAGCTGATCGTGACGCCGGGAAGCTTGCGACAG CGCTTCAAGATCCTGACCACACCCTGGCGCGATCAGCAAATGGCCGTCAATGGGGTTTCGATCGAGCCGGCCCAAGTGCGCCTAACGCACTCCGACGAAGGAGAGGAGGTTTGA
- the LOC4576606 gene encoding uncharacterized protein LOC4576606, producing the protein MGAKVLCSIAVLLLATVSVASGQQGRCEDVDNFGLVRDRFFCYRFYQCIDGNPYPLRCPDDQWFDEERQVCDNPANVTCELEDRPPTVTPTPGICNGAPDNQFVLHPLFCNEYYLCVGEIGFPIMCPPGLWFDQTRQICGDPADISCPHGRPGAARCRDEPDFGLVPSEYACYRYYQCVNGFPYPMTCPEGLWFDAERDICDEPENVECELRPGLPTPPTPGICNDAPNNVLRPNPTACNKYYVCVGQIGWSKYCPLNMWFDEERQTCTQPGLTNCTLGPDIPPPRPDNPCNDVDNLSFVKDDFFCYQYYQCRNGYPFPLICPADQWFDENLQRCADYQTVECEVDGPPPTIKPTPGICNDVIGERLVLHPRFCNQYYICSEQVGIPVICPTGLWFDEDTQSCRSPLQVDCPHGATPPPEDPYMMCNGVEGFGLVRHPNFCYRYYQCIDGVPYPMICEGDLWFDRERQVCDMPMYVECDVTPPPVVRPPPTAGICNGAPNGRLEGNPQYCNQYYICVNEIGWRLVCPAGYWFDVEGQTCSEAGTVECGLAPERPPTTPNPYAPCIGIPNNAYVRDEAFCYRYYKCVNGSPFPMICPGEQWFDDRRQQCRPQEEVECIISEPPPRPPPTAGICNGVSNSIQVPNPFSCNQFYICVDQIGFPQVCPPGMWFDEDRQTCLPVAETSCNLGPPTTTTIAPHPWGQCDVVPNFSFVRNEYYCYRYFQCIDGRPYPLICPGEQWFNEEEQRCDDQENVRCIVNPAPPSVPATPGICNDAANGEMVLNPRACNQYYICVNEIGYSLMCPDGLWFDAQAQRCGPPAQVYCPLVPPVTTPDPFELCDDVPEGGLLRNEFYCYRYFECKNSVPYPMICRAGLWFDQERQMCDIPSRVPCFLRPGVPGPPVATPDICKDVPNGRFARNWNFCNQYYLCVDEIGYSQICPDGLWYDDNRQICDIPENVECPLSPTTIAPSPWDRCAGVEDLSFIPDDDFCYRYYQCVNGIPYPMICPNDQWFDYRRQLCDFTQNVQCEVHDVLPPPLPTDGICTGQSNSIQVLHPVFCNRFYICVDQVGFPQICPAGLWFDETRQTCASPTEVDCPNGLTTTPSPIEGICNDVPQGTYVPNPLDCSRYYVCVNNYPYSVQCPGGNWFDSNLLRCVPIGEAECADTVTTVPTPGVCAGREDGVRVPSPDSCSLFYTCLNEIGEPSFCPPGLWFSEELQDCDEADNVECTVEPSTPPTGGICTGQPDGAYVASPYSCRQFYVCVNEAGYPTFCFGDLFFSEAAQECVDPSESECVE; encoded by the exons ATGGGTGCTAAAG TTCTGTGCAGTATTGCCGTACTCCTGTTGGCCACCGTATCGGTTGCCAGCGGGCAACAGGGTCGCTGTGAGGACGTAGACAACTTCGGGCTGGTGCGTGATCGGTTCTTCTGCTACCGCTTCTACCAGTGCATCGATGGCAATCCCTACCCGTTGCGCTGTCCCGACGACCAATGGTTCGACGAGGAGCGTCAGGTGTGTGATAATCCGGCCAACGTGACGTGTGAGCTGGAGGATCGCCCTCCGACCGTTACGCCAACGCCCGGCATTTGCAATGGTGCCCCGGATAACCAGTTCGTGCTGCATCCGCTGTTCTGTAACGAGTACTACCTGTGCGTCGGTGAGATTGGATTCCCGATCATGTGTCCGCCGGGGCTGTGGTTCGATCAGACGCGCCAGATTTGTGGTGATCCGGCTGATATTAGCTGCCCGCATGGACGCCCCGGAGCGGCCCGGTGTCGTGACGAGCCGGACTTTGGGCTGGTACCGAGCGAGTATGCCTGCTACCGGTACTAccagtgtgtgaatgggtTCCCTTACCCGATGACCTGTCCCGAGGGGCTGTGGTTTGATGCCGAGCGGGATATCTGTGACGAGCCGGAAAATGTGGAGTGTGAGCTGAGACCAGGGCTGCCGACGCCTCCAACGCCCGGCATCTGTAACGATGCGCCCAACAATGTGCTGCGCCCGAATCCGACCGCCTGTAACAAGTACTACGTGTGCGTGGGTCAGATCGGTTGGTCCAAGTACTGTCCCCTGAACATGTGGTTCGATGAGGAAAGGCAGACGTGCACCCAGCCTGGGCTTACGAACTGTACGCTGGGGCCGGATATTCCACCACCGCGACCGGACAACCCGTGCAATGATGTCGACAACCTATCGTTCGTCAAGGATGACTTCTTCTGCTACCAGTACTACCAGTGCCGCAATGGCTATCCGTTCCCGCTCATCTGCCCCGCCGATCAGTGGTTCGATGAGAATCTGCAGCGTTGTGCCGACTACCAAACGGTTGAGTGTGAGGTTGATGGACCACCGCCCACGATCAAACCAACGCCCGGTATCTGTAATGATGTGATCGGGGAGCGATTGGTGTTGCACCCTCGTTTCTGCAACCAGTACTACATCTGCTCGGAACAGGTCGGCATCCCGGTGATCTGTCCCACGGGACTTTGGTTCGATGAGGATACACAATCCTGTCGCTCGCCGCTTCAAGTTGACTGTCCGCATGGAGCGACTCCTCCGCCCGAAGACCCCTACATGATGTGCAACGGTGTCGAAGGATTTGGGCTTGTGCGTCATCCTAACTTCTGCTATCGCTACTACCAGTGCATCGACGGTGTCCCGTATCCGATGATCTGCGAAGGTGATCTCTGGTTCGATCGCGAGCGTCAGGTGTGTGATATGCCTATGTATGTCGAATGCGACGTTACGCCACCGCCCGTAGTGAGACCACCACCGACGGCTGGCATCTGTAATGGAGCTCCAAACGGTCGATTGGAAGGTAATCCACAGTACTGCAACCAGTACTACATCTGCGTGAACGAGATCGGCTGGCGTTTGGTGTGCCCCGCTGGTTATTGGTTCGATGTGGAGGGACAGACCTGCTCGGAGGCGGGCACGGTTGAGTGTGGCCTTGCTCCAGAGCGTCCTCCAACTACCCCGAACCCGTACGCACCCTGCATCGGCATCCCGAACAATGCGTACGTGCGTGATGAAGCCTTCTGCTACCGTTACTACAAGTGCGTCAACGGATCACCCTTCCCAATGATCTGCCCAGGCGAGCAGTGGTTCGACGATCGTCGCCAGCAGTGTCGTCCACAGGAGGAGGTTGAGTGTATCATCTCGGAGCCGCCACCACGTCCACCGCCAACGGCCGGCATCTGTAACGGTGTGTCCAACTCGATCCAGGTGCCGAATCCGTTCAGCTGCAATCAGTTCTACATCTGCGTGGACCAGATCGGTTTCCCGCAGGTTTGCCCTCCGGGCATGTGGTTCGACGAGGATCGGCAGACGTGTCTGCCCGTGGCGGAAACTTCCTGTAATCTTGGACCCCCAACGACGACCACGATTGCGCCTCACCCGTGGGGACAGTGTGATGTTGTGCCTAACTTTAGCTTCGTGCGCAATGAGTACTACTGCTACCGGTACTTCCAGTGCATTGATGGACGGCCCTATCCGCTCATCTGCCCCGGCGAGCAGTGGTTCAACGAGGAGGAACAGCGCTGCGATGATCAGGAGAATGTGAGGTGCATTGTGAACCCGGCTCCGCCATCAGTTCCGGCCACTCCCGGCATCTGCAATGATGCGGCGAATGGGGAGATGGTGCTGAACCCGCGAGCCTGCAACCAGTACTACATCTGTGTGAACGAGATCGGCTACTCGCTGATGTGCCCGGACGGGCTTTGGTTCGATGCACAGGCTCAACGATGTGGTCCACCGGCTCAAGTGTACTGTCCGCTGGTGCCGCCCGTTACGACGCCCGATCCGTTCGAACTGTGCGACGACGTGCCGGAGGGTGGACTGCTGCGCAACGAGTTCTACTGCTATCGGTACTTTGAGTGTAAGAACTCGGTCCCGTACCCGATGATTTGCCGCGCCGGGCTGTGGTTCGATCAGGAGCGTCAGATGTGCGATATACCGAGCCGCGTGCCGTGCTTCCTGCGCCCGGGTGTCCCTGGACCGCCGGTGGCCACACCCGACATCTGCAAGGATGTGCCGAATGGGCGTTTTGCGCGCAACTGGAACTTCTGCAACCAGTACTACCTGTGCGTGGATGAGATCGGCTACTCGCAGATCTGTCCCGATGGGCTGTGGTACGATGATAATCGACAGATCTGTGACATACCCGAGAATGTGGAGTGTCCGCTGTCGCCCACCACGATCGCTCCCTCGCCGTGGGATCGCTGTGCGGGCGTGGAGGACCTTTCCTTCATACCGGACGATGACTTCTGCTACCGCTACTACCAGTGTGTGAACGGCATCCCTTACCCGATGATCTGCCCGAACGATCAGTGGTTCGACTACCGCCGACAGCTGTGCGACTTTACGCAGAACGTGCAGTGTGAGGTGCATGACGTGCTGCCGCCTCCACTGCCCACCGATGGCATCTGCACTGGGCAGTCCAACTCGATCCAGGTGCTGCATCCGGTGTTCTGTAATCGGTTCTACATCTGCGTCGATCAGGTCGGCTTCCCGCAGATCTGTCCCGCTGGATTGTGGTTCGACGAGACCCGCCAAACCTGTGCCAGCCCGACGGAGGTTGACTGTCCCAATGGACTCACGACGACGCCTTCACCGATCGAAGGTATCTGTAACGATGTGCCGCAGGGCACGTACGTCCCGAACCCGCTCGACTGCAGCCGTTACTACGTGTGCGTGAACAACTACCCGTACTCGGTGCAATGCCCGGGTGGCAACTGGTTCGACAGTAATCTGCTGCGCTGTGTCCCAATCGGTGAGGCGGAATGTGCTGACACGGTCACGACCGTACCGACGCCGGGAGTATGCGCCGGTCGGGAGgatggtgtgcgtgtgccaaGCCCGGATAGCTGTTCGCTGTTCTACACCTGTCTGAACGAGATCGGAGAACCATCGTTCTGTCCACCGGGACTGTGGTTCAGCGAGGAGCTGCAGGACTGTGACGAAGCGGACAATGTCGAGTGTACGGTGGAACCGTCCACACCACCAACCGGTGGCATCTGTACGGGCCAGCCGGACGGAGCGTACGTGGCGAGCCCCTACTCCTGCCGCCAGTTCTACGTGTGCGTTAACGAGGCGGGCTATCCAACGTTCTGCTTCGGGGATCTGTTTTTCAGTGAGGCGGCGCAGGAATGTGTCGATCCCTCCGAGTCCGAGTGTGTCGAGTAA
- the LOC3290360 gene encoding ras-related protein Rap-2b produces the protein MPGTCHRLRIPSIVSSRSSKSGVGTSTSSSSSSSSSAAVCTAADDDLFGCEGAVPASPPATVKKERHRVTMMGAARVGKSSIISQFLYEKYLSRYKQTIEEMHRGEYELPDGSSLTLDILDTSGSYQFPAMRALSINTSGAFILVYAVDDEETWNEVERLREQIISVRGTRVPIVIVGNKADVPEEDRQIPFKVARSRALLEWGCGYAECSAKNNEGILTVFKQLLRQANIEYNLSPAVRRRRKSLPSYTGATNPARANSAKYYLKRHSCSVQ, from the exons TACCTGTCACCGGCTACGAATACCTTCGATCGTCTCTAGCCGCTCTTCCAAGAGCGGCGTCGGTACGtccacctcctcctcttcctcctcctcttcctcggCCGCCGTCTGCACCGCAGCGGATGACGATCTGTTCGGGTGTGAGGGAGCCGTGCCGGCCTCCCCACCGGCCACGGTAAAGAAGGAACGGCACCGGGTCACGATGATGGGTGCGGCGCGCGTGGGCAAATCCTCCATCATCTCCCAGTTCCTGTACGAGAAGTATCTGTCCCGGTACAAGCAGACGATCGAAGAGATGCACCGCGGCGAGTACGAGCTGCCGGACGGGTCGAGCCTGACGCTGGACATCCTGGACACGTCCGGATCGTACCAGTTCCCGGCGATGCGCGCCCTGTCGATCAACACGAGCGGTGCGTTCATACTGGTGTACGCGGTGGACGACGAGGAGACCTGGAACGAGGTGGAACGATTGCGGGAACAG ATCATCTCCGTGCGAGGCACCCGCGTACCGATCGTGATCGTCGGCAACAAGGCGGACGTACCGGAGGAGGACCGGCAGATACCGTTCAAGGTCGCCCGGTCCCGGGCCCTGCTCGAGTGGGGCTGCGGCTATGCGGAATGTTCGGCCAAAAACAACGAGGGCATCCTGACCGTCTTCAAGCAGCTGCTGCGCCAGGCCAACATCGAGTACAATCTAAGCCCGGCCGTGCGACGCCGCCGGAAGTCGCTGCCGAGCTACACCGGTGCGACCAATCCGGCCCGGGCCAACTCCGCCAAATACTATCTGAAGCGGCACTCCTGCTCGGTACAGTAA